In Macaca fascicularis isolate 582-1 chromosome 15, T2T-MFA8v1.1, one genomic interval encodes:
- the LOC123571577 gene encoding ubiquitin carboxyl-terminal hydrolase 17-like protein 6 codes for MARHLKTLSEEIASFCNVWSQQKKLVILAPGDMEADSLHLGGEWQFNHFSKLISSRPDAAFAEIQRTSLPEKSPLSSETQVNLCDDLAPVARQPAPRKKLPLSSRRPAAVGAGLQNMGNTCYLNGSLQCLTYTPPLANYMLSQEHFQLCQRHKCCMLCTMEAHITWALHCPGHVTQPSQALAAGFHRGKQEDAHEFLMFIVDAMKKACLPGHKQVDHDSEDTTLIHQIFGGCWRSQIKCLHCQGVSDTFDPYLDIALDIQAAQSVKQALEQVVKPEELNGENAYHCGLCLQKAPASKTFTLHTSAKVLILVLKRFSDVTGNKLAKNVQYPECLDMQPYMSQQNTGPLVYVLYAVLVHAGWSCHNGHYLSYVKAPGGQWYKMDDAEVTACSIASVLSQQAYVLFYIQKSELERCSESVSIGRESGALGAEHKDRRATQGELQREPCLQVPDLEEHLVERATQESTLDHWKFLQEQNKTKPDFNVRKVECTLPPNVLVIHPSKYKGGMNNRHPEQQSSLLNLSSRNLTP; via the coding sequence atggcgcgtcatttgaagactctctcggaagagatagcgtCTTTCTGCAACGTGTGGTCCCAGCAGaaaaagcttgtgatccttgctcctggcgacatggaggccgattcactccacttgggaggtgagtggcagttcaaccacttttcaaaactcatatcttctcggccagatgcagcttttgctgaaattcagcggacttctctacctgagaagtcaccactgtcatctgagacccaagTCAACCTCTGTGATgatttggctcctgtggcaagacagcctgcccccagaaagaagcttcctctcagtagcaggagacctgctgcggtgggggctgggctccagaatatgggaaatacttgctactTGAATggttccctgcagtgcctgacatacacaccgccccttgccaactacatgctgtcccagGAGCACTTTCAACTTTGTCAGcgtcacaagtgctgcatgctgtgtacgatggaagctcacattaCATGGGCCCTCCACTGTCCTGGCCATGTCacccagccctcacaggcattggctgctggcttccatcgaggcaagcaggaagatgcccatgagtttctgatgttcattgtggatgccatgaaaaaggcatgccttcccgggcacaagcaggtagatcatgactctgaggacaccaccctcatccaccagatatttggaggctgctggagatctcaaatcaagtgtctccactgccagggcgtttcggacacctttgacccttacctggacatcgccctggatatccaggcagctcagagtgtgaagcaagctttggaacaggtggtgaagcccgaagaactcaatggagagaatgcctatcattgtggtctttgtctccagaaggcgcctgcctccaagacgttcactctacacacttctgccaaggtcctcatccttgtattgaagagattctccgatgtcacaggcaacaaacttgccaagaatgtgcaataccctgagtgccttgacatgcagccatacatgtctcagcagaacacggGACCTCtagtctatgtcctctatgctgtgctggtccacgctgggtggagttgtcacaacggacattacctctcttatgtcaaagctccaggaggccagtggtataaaatggatgacgccgaggtcactgcctgtagcatcgcttctgtcctgagtcaacaggcctatgtcctcttttacatccagaagagtgaactggaaagatgcagtgagagtgtgtcaataggcagggaatcAGGAGCCCTTGGCGccgaacacaaagacaggcgagcaacgcaaggagagctccagagagaaccctgcctccaggtacccgacttggaggagcacttggtggaaagagccactcaggaaagcaccttagaccattggaagttcctccaagagcaaaacaaaaccaagcctgacttcaacgtcagaaaagtcgaatgtaccctgcctcccaacgtgcttgtgattcatccatcaaaatacaagggtgggatgaacaaccgtcatcctgaacagcaaagctccctgctgaacctctcttcaaggaacctgacACCTTAG